The following DNA comes from Mucilaginibacter jinjuensis.
TATAACCTTATTACCTATTATCAGGTAACCTTGCTCTCTGATGAATTAAAGAACGAAAATATCTTTAAAACGGTTGGTACTCCAACTGCAATTGCGGTTAAATATTTAACCAGTGTGGTGTAGGTTTCCTGTTGCGAGGCCAAAAGGAAGATAAGTACAGCAACAATCAGTATAACCAAAGGCACTTTAAGCTTGCTCCAATTGCCGTTATCCCTGATCTGCCGCTGAATTTGCATTGCTTCTGTACCACCAATTGCAGTAAGGATAAAGTTGCGGAAACCGTGGTTGAAAATTTTCAGGATGCCGTTTTCACGAATAATTAAGCCTTTGCAAATTAACAGGATCAGGTTATAATCATCATAGGGGTTAACCAGCCCATCCTCGGCAAGGTCGTACAACAAAAACTTCTCTTCTTTGGTTAACGACTGCCACATATACATATAAAAGTAATGCGCTGTAATACCCAGTTTAATGGACAATGATTCGATCCCGACCTTGTTTTTATCAGTCACCCTTTTTGCCAGCATATCTGCTATAGGTTTCCCCATATTATCAAAAAAGTGCCCGCTCCTGGTTTCGTACATCAAAATTTTCTGCCATGTAGGGTCGTTCACATCGGGGGTTACGTCTTCGCTGTTTAGTTTTTGAATAGCAATTTTAAAATGCCCCAATAATACATGCCATCTCTCCAAATCATGTTCTGGCGCGCGGTTAGGTGCAGGGGTATTGGCATCACTTGCGCCACTTGTTGCCATGGCTGCATACGCGGCTTGCTGGCTGTTTAGTGAATCGAGGAAGTTAATAGGATGCACCGTAGAGATAATAATTACCTTACGGGGATTATCCTGCAACAGCTCTTCCAGAAAATTAAGTTTCAGACGGTTTGATACCGGGTTCTTAATATCATATCCAAAGTGATCAACAATAACCAGATCATATTTAGGATCAAGCGCATCTTTTTTCAGGTCAGTCCAATCGGTATCATTTTCGGCAATATCCTTATCATTAGGCATCAGGATCATATCAGCCACATAATAGTTGATCTTTTTTAATGTATTATCCCCCATCATTTTATCAGGGGCTTTACCATTGATCAGATCCATTATTTTTTTCATCTTCCCTGAGCCGGGTGAGCCAATCAGGAATATGCGCGAGTTGAGTTCATTATCTTTGAGTAATAAAGTATCAATATCCTGCCAACAGGTTTCGGCCGGCAGGTTTAGGGCAAACAACCTTCTGAGGATATAATGTAATGAGAGCCAAAAGAACGCAAGCGCCCCAAAAAACAAAACCCAGTAAATAAACCCTAAATATCCTTTAACGGGTAGCTTATAATTAAGGTCGCCCGATTTAACTTCCAGATAAGATTTATCATTTAAGTGATAATAAGTAACACCAACACCCTTCTCCAGCAGGCTGCTGTATTGCCATGAGCTATCTGTAGGGTCGCGGTCAAACTCATTCATGCCGGTGATCTGGTTTTTATCACCAATGGTTAACAACTTAAATAAAGTACGGGTACAAGAATCTCCTTTAGAATGATACAGCGTGTCTTTCTTATCAATAATTTTAACACTATTTATCCAGGTATGATCTATATACCGGCTTGCCGAATCTAATGCCTTGGTATTAGCCAGATAATTTTCCTGTATTGTTTTGGCAAACTGTACATGGCGGTAACGCGTAACCAGCTTAATTTCATAGTTAGTAATGGAGATATAAAAAAGCAATACAGGCAAGCCGCTGGTAATAATAAACCGGGTAAATGTCATTAGCGAAAAGCCCCGGATATAATTGGCTGTAATTGGGGTGTTAAGACGTTCTTTTAACTTATCATGAAAAAATAAAATACTGCCCAGTATGAGTATTAAAAGAACCTGGAAAATTAATAACCGCCCAATTTCTGTTTGATACGCGGCAACTGCATCTAATAATACGATGATACCGGCCAGTGCAATTACCGCATTAACTTTAAGCCGGTACTTATCAATATCGTACGCCTTGTAAAAGATTGCATAAAGTGCGTTTAAGAAAAGATATGATAAACCGGATGCAGTTAAAAGCATATAAAAGCATTCCAGGAAGTGTGTGTTCCCAATCCAGCAGAGCAATAGTAGAATAGTGGCTATATTACCCCATAAGGCCAGTTTATATTCCTGCCGGAACCGGCTGTCGGGGCCGATCCATGAAATATCAAAATAATGCTTTCTGTAGTAATGCTTTTTTACCGATAGCACAAATACGATAAACAGCTCGAGCGCCAGTACAATAAAGAAGGTAAAGAGCATGGAGAAGCTGAACACAAAGCTGTTGAGGGCACGGATATTATCGTACGACTTGTCTTCCATGATTACAATGGCATACGGAAGATCAGCAAGCGGGCTTAGGTAAACATTATATTGTTTGCCCGAGTATTTGGTATTAAAAAGTTTATCGCTGTGCGCACCTAAAGCAGCTTTAAGCTCATCCTGTGCAGAAAACTGGGTGGTAAGGTTTTCATTCAACTGCTTAGACTTATTGGCGTGATAAAGAACATCACCCTGCATATTGATGATACAATAAAGAAAGCCCGGTGTAAGCACAGGATGATCGAACGTTTTAAGATCAAACGACATGGCAGTATACGGGGCACCCCCACCCTTATGGGGTATGGCCATAACCGATGTAAAGATGCCCGTTGTCCACGAGGTTACCTGTTCTATGTAGAACGGTTTCTGAGAATCATGTTTGAGATATAATGGCTGTTGATTTTTTAACCTGTAAAAGTATGCCCGGTTAGAGAAATCACCCGGCGGTGGCCGTTTATGGTCGGGCATCCACGATTCCTGCATTTCATGCCCATCTGTGTTTAGCTGGTAAAGCTGGTTTACCTTTGTATTGCTTAAAATGCCCTGAAGCTTATTATAGATCAGGCTGTCATCCCAAAGATCCTTTTTGGGATACTTTACCTGCGATTTATTATGATCATATATGGAATCTGCTGTAACTAATACATTGTAAGTCTGGGCAACTTCGTCGCTTAGGCTATCCTTAATGGTTGCGCTCATCCGCTTACTTATACCTTCAAAATCGGAAACACCGTTACGAAAAGAGCCATTATAGGAAAGAAACGTAAAAAACAGTACCGACATCAGCAGCATTGGGATGGCCAGCGAGAGCAACCCGTCCATGGCGGTCATCCGGTCCTGGCCCCCCATCTGGTAAAGTTTTATCCAGGGCAATGCCAGGATAGCCGTAACCGCAATTAATAATAAAAATAACACTACCTGTTCGGGCAATTCATTTCTTTCTGAGTTGTAGTGCTTTTTGGTTAACAGCCCGGCAATAATAATTGGTGAAGCGGTTTTAAGGTTTAATTGTTGTGAGAAAAGCTTATAGGAGCCCCCACTTAACGAAACATCTTTTACCTGTGCGTTTGCAAACGCGCTTTTTTTGCTCTTTAACGAATCGGCAATCATTTGGGTAATGCCGCTTGGGAAACTCTGGTAAATTACATTTGACTGGCTAAGAATGATATACTCATCAAAAACATCGCCCGGAAGCAGTGGTTCTATAAACTGCTTAAAAGTATAGGTGATTTTAATTTGCACTTTGCCGGTATCTATCCCTATTGAAAGTGCCTCATCATCAAAGTTAACCGTTGTATCTTCGGCAGTATTGCCTTTAGGGTTTTTATACCGGGTATTAATAGAGAGATTAAAATCTTTTTGGGGATAGCTGTCGATATAACGATGTATTTTCGCGGTATCGTAGTCGGCAGCGTTTGCTTTATAATTACGAATGAGGTTATGTACCAAAGCCAGCGAATTATCTACCTTATCTGATATTTTTTGTTCTGTGTTTTGTAGCGCCCTAAACTGCTTTGTTTCTAAATTAATTTGATTATGAGGCACATAAACAAAGAAATACAAAACACCGAGTACCAATATTACAATCAGTGTGGCAATAATTACGCTTTGGCTGCGGCTGAAGGAAAAAAGATTCTTAAACATGGTATAGGTTTTATGCCTCCCGAAAACAATGCGGTTAACAGAAGTATTATTAAGAAATTTTTCTTACCAATAACATGGCAAATTAATGCCTGTGTTGACCGGTAAATACCGGCTATTTTGAAAGTTTCTGACTAAGGAAAAAGATCCAGACCTATTAAAAGCCGGGATTATGCGGTACTGCAATAAAATTATAGAGTGGGTTCCGGGATTATAAAACAGAGCCCCTGGGGTATACCTAAATGTAGGCAGTAACATCTAAAAAACAAAGAGGTGTTTTCACGGTATTTATTCTCGCAAAAAGGCCTGTAAGTTATGCACTTACAGGCCTTTTCATTCTATAATCCCATCGTTTTTATGAGTGGATCATTACACGGCAATATCAACTTTTTTCATACTTAATATATCGCCAAGATTGGTGTTGATCACTTTTAAAACGCGAAGGCAATTATACATTTCCTGCCAGGTGATCCCCTGCGTAACATTGTCTTCAAAATGCTGAAATGTGTTTTCCAGCCCCTCCAATACCTTATTACCCTTTTCGGTCAATAAAACCAGCCTGCCGCGCCTGTCTTTGTAGTTTATAGCGCGTGTTACGTAACCATTATCCTGTAGTGTATCAATAATTGGTGCCATGTTTGAGCGTTCGATATTGAGGTTTTCACACAATTTTTTCTGGGTCATTTTACCGCCAAAGCGCGATAACTGTATGATGATCTGGTAGTGTTGCCTGATATCGCTTTGCTCAAAAAATGTGTTTAAGTACTGATGATATGCTTTGTTGGCCAGCTTAAGTTGCAAGCTGAACTCTTCTCCGAAATTCATGAATTAAGATCAATAAATAGCACCCCTTCCCTGCTATTTGGCAAGTGGGCACAGATAAAACAATAAAATACATTGACTTCGGGGTATTAAATGTATTTATTGTTTATTTCAGATCAGAAGCGTTCGGATGCGCAGATAAAGATTATCTGAATTGGGGACTTTTAAATGCCGGTACAACCACTTATTAAAAGTGGTGAAGTGCTTACTTGTAGTAAACAGTAAAAAGCCGGCACAGCAAAGTATTACGGCCAGGTCTTTAAGGGTTAATTTAACCGGCGGAGTTGTAAAATGATAATTAGAAATAAGCCCCCATGAATTAGCATGAATATATGCCGGGCTTATGTGATGTTTATGTTCAGTAGTATTAACAGGCAGATGACGGGCATCTCCCCTTAAAGCAGTAATTATAGGGCTTACCAAAAGCATATAAATGCTTAACAGTAACAATACAGTTTTTAATAAAACAGACCTGCTCACAATATTTAAACTAATTAGTAAGCAAATATCATATATAAATTTTAATAAAAAATATTACTGCATTTATTTAATCAAAACTTAACGGTGTAAATAATGCATAAACAAAAAGGCTGCTCACAATTGAGCAGCCTTTCTTAAACTAAAAATCTAATTTATTGCGCTGTTGTCTTAAAAAAAGCCGACTGCGTAATAGATGAGTTTTTCGAGTTATCTGCATTGTAAGCAGTAGCCCGTACACCATAAGTACCACCATTAGTTAAACCTAATAAACTAAGTTTTAGGTTAATTGTACCTGCATACACGTTTGTGTTAGGATAGGTAGTTGATTGCAATGTATAGCCAATGGTATGATTGGTTACCGTGGCTGTTGATGATTTATCCTTACCAGTCCATTGAGCAAAATCAATAGTCTTAATTACTGTCGAACCATTAAGTATTTCTACCTTAAATGCACCTGTTGCCATATTGGTTGTGGTTGCACCAAAGTTTAGTTGTAAAACTGTATTTGATATGGTAAAAGGGCTCACTTGCTGATAGCCAAGGCTGCTTAACTGCAAAGCAGGTAGCTTAGGCTCAATCCCTCCGATATCGGCTTTTTTTGTGCATGAGAACATGGTTAATGTCAACAGCATCATCAAAGTCATGATTATATTCTTTTTCATTGTTTTCTATTTAAAATTCTTAACAATACTTTATCCTATCGCTGATTAAAAGATATACTTAGCACCAATTAATAAGCTCCAGGTGGTACCAGAAGTAGCATCAACAAACGGCGTATTTACTAATTGGCCGTTTAACTGACGCATGTTGTAGCTTGGTACGCCATTATTATCAATGCTGGTATAAGTAAGCGGGCTTGTGAAAGTAGCCTGCTTTTGTACACCCCAGTATTTGCTTAATAAGTTAGGTAAGTTTTGTACAACTGCACTTAACTGCAAAGTATGTTTCTGGTTATTTTTACCGGTGGTGATATAGAAGTCTTGTAATAAGTTGGCATCTATACGGTTATACCATGGGAAATAAGCAGCGTTTCTTTTCGCGTACTGGCCCCTGTGTTTTTTCAGATACGGAGTATTGTTGATAAACTGCTCCAGAGCTGCTGCTTGTTGTTGTGGCGTATAAGTATACACTACACCGTTTACAGTTGCCGTATAAGAAGCAAAGGTTAACTCATTTGCTTTTTTAGGGATATACATCAGGTCTGATGATGCGTTTCCGTCACCATTGATGTCACCATTGATGCTATAGCTGTAACCCCCGAAACCTTGTGCAGATCCCTGGTAAAATAAACCGATAGTAGTAGCAGCATGATCAAGATAAGTAAACCTGTATGATGCATAAGCAACTACACGGTGAGGTACAAAGTTTGGCGTATTGCCTAACTCTACATCATTGCTGGTACCAACGTTGGTAGTAGAAGCCCAAACGCTTGCTGCTGTTGAACCTGCTGTGCTAAATGCCTCCTCTGCCTTGGTGTAGGTGTAAGATGCAGAAGCAAACAATCCGTTTTCAAATCTTTTGGTCAATTGCCCTGTTAAAGATGCGGCATATCCCTTATTGGTATTCTCTAATATTACAGCTGTGCTGATATTAGGATAAATTAAACGATCGTTAGCGGTAACCAGGTTATTGGCGCCTGTACCTACGTAACGCACCCTTGACTGGTCGCCTTCGTTAAGTACGCCGGTAGGTGCTTTAAGGTTGGCATTACGCATACGGGTTGCATTAATATCTTTAGTATACAAACCTTCTACAGTAGCAATGAAGCCATTACCAAGGTTTTTCTCTACAGCCGCGTTAACCCTGAAAACTTGCGGAAATTTAAAGTTACGGTCAATTAATACCGTTGACGGCTGGATGGCAGTACCTGCAGTTTGTGGGAACAGTGAAGCGTAAGTGCTTGGATCTTTTACCAATTTAATGTTCTTCAGCTGATCTGCAGTTGCAACACCACCAAAGTTATACATACCGCTGTTGCTTGGTCCGTTGGTTAAGAATACGTAAGGAACACGGCCTGTAAAAATACCCATACCTCCACGTAACACCAATGAATTATCATCCAGGAAACTTGCCCTGAAACCAATTCTTGGCGATAGCATGATTCTTGATTTTGGCCATAAACCAGAGTTATATGATTTCATGTTACCGTTTGCATCCGGCAATAACATAGCTGTCATTTGCGGGTTTTCAATCGGGTCTTGCAGATAAATGCTCTTGTCGGCACGTAAACCGTAAGTAAGTTTAAAATTGCTGTTTACGGTGTACTCATCCTGTGCATACAAGCTTAAAGTACCCACTTTTAAGTTAGCCGAGAAAACTTTGTCCTGGCCCGGTACCAATGAGTAGTTGTAGGTAAATTGCAGTGGCGTACGGTCGTTCAGGAAATCATCTAATGAGTTATAGATGTATGAACCTGCTGCACCCGGCATAAAGGCATTGCCAATACGCTGGTACTCGTAATTAACACCGGCTGTAATGGTGTGCTTACCTGCATAATAAGTTAAGTTATCATACAAACTGGTGGTGTTATCAATAACCTCGTTGTATTTGGTATATGGATCAGAACCTGCGGTAATGTAGTTACTGCCCTGGCCATTAAAAATATCGATGGTTGGGAAGATATCGCCTTTAGAAGTTCTTGGGTTATCGTACTTTTTGAAGGTTAACAGTAACTGGTTTGATAATTTAGGGCTGATAGAGCTGTTTAACTCGGCAGTACCTGTGGTTACCTTATTGATAAAACCGTAGTTTGAGTTTGCAAACGCGATAGATTGGTTACTGTAACGGTTGTTAGGCAAACCACCTGTACCGCGGGTTGTTGTTCCGCCGGTAGCATTGGTGTAAGAGTAAGGCCCGTTGTTTGGCGTACTGCCCGCGTTAATTTGCTGATCGCTGGTAGCGTTTAAGTAGCTGTATTTAACAGTCAGCTTGTTTTTATCGTTGATGTTCCAGTCTAACTTAACCAAAAACTTAGTGTTCTGCGGCTTAAATGCTTCAAAGTTATCGTAAGCGCCGGTTTCGTAACCAAATTTGGTTCTCAGGTAATCAGATACCTTAACTAAATCTGCAACAGGAGTTGCAGCCATTGTACCGTTGCCAGAACCACCGGTTGGCGAATAGTTAATGCCTGGTGAAGTAGATGTTTCTCTTTCGAAGTTACCGAAGAAGAATAATTTATTTTTGATGATCGGGCCGCCTAAAGTAGCACCGTAAATTTTAGTGCTGGCTTTAGCAACGTTATTACCAATGTAGTTATCGCCGATATTGTTACCGTTAAACGATTGATTTTTGTAATAAGTGTATGCAGAACCATGGAAAGTGTTAGTACCGCTTTTAGTAGTTGCGTAAACACCTGCACCGGTAAAGCCTGATTGCTTAACATCAAACGGCGCCACGTTTATCGAAATCTCATCATAAGTTTCGATAGAAATTGGCTGTGTACCACCACCTGGTAAAGGCTCGTTAGATGTACCGAACGTATTATTGAGGTTGGCACCATCAACAGTTACACTGTTATACCTTGGGTCGCGGCCGGCAAAGCTATTACCGCTTGCCTGTGGCGATAAACGGGTAAAGTCTGTTATGCTACGCGAAAAGGTAGGCAAAGTTGCCATTGATGCCCTGTCGATATTAGTACTTGCGCCTAAACGAGCGCTGGCAAGGCGTTTGGTTCCTTTAACAGTAACCGCCGCTAACTCTACACCCGTTGCCGACATATTTGAATTCAGGATGTAGGGCTGGCCTAATTGCAGGGTAATATCGGTATAGGTTGATTTGCTGAAACCTATATAAGATATTTCAACCTTGTAAGGGCCGCCTGTACGCATACCCGGGATGCTGTACAAACCATCTTTATTGGTTACCACAGCGTAAACTGTACCAGACGGTACGTGTGTGGCCCTTACGGTTGCACCCGGTAGCGTGACGTTTTTATCGTCTTTAATTGTACCAGACATACTGCTGGATGTTACCTGTGCAAAAGCCTGTATCATTGTAAACAGGCAGAGCATGGAGAGAAGTAAAAATTTCCTCATTTTGTTGTTTTGTTAAGTCCTTAGTTTCGAATGGCAAAACTAAATAATGAGGAAACGCGGTAGGATTAAGGCTCAGTCATGCTTTGTTAAACATGACGTTACCAATGGCTATGCGGCATAGCTAATAAATGCAAAATAACAGTCAGGAAAATTGTTGGAGGATAAAAAAGATGCCTGGTGCAGCCCAAAACGCAATCAGAATAAAATATTCAAGATTAACTCTTCATCCGCTTAAAGATCATTTTTCAATGATGACCTTTAAACGCAGAGATTGGTATCTTATTTTAAGCCATGATGCAATTTCAGTTTATCAGCATTTTTATGTTGAGACACCTATTCATCATGGGCGGTAATAATTAACCTGCTCCAACCCAAATTTGTGTTTCTTTTTTCTCTTTTCCTATCATCCATCACCTTTTTTACTTTAATGGCATACTGCCAGCAGGTGCTTTGGCGAATGCCTAATTTTTCTGAAAGCTGATAGGATGATATTGAACCCTTGCTTGTATACATCAGGTATACTAAATAAAATGCCTTATTAATAGGTATGCGGCTATTTTGGAAAATAGTGTTAAACAATACAGATTCTTCGTAACGGCACTTGATACACCGGCGGCTATAAGGGGCGCGGCCTTCGGTATAAGTTGTATTATTGCATTTCACACACTCAAACCCTTTGGTCCATTTAATTTCGGCCAAAAACTTATTGCATTTTTCCTGGTCAGGATACTTTGCGCTAAATTCTTCAAAAGAAAGTTCGGTAGAAAGTGCCCGGGCATCAGTTACCTTTTCGATATTATCTTTCAGCTGGATGTTATCCTTTTCGAGCAAAACATTCATTCTCGAAATTTCTGCGGCCTGCAGCTCCAATTGTACGTTAATGGCTACGAGGTTATAATTTTGTTCTTCAATAATGTGGGCTTGCTCAAATATTTTTTGCGACTTCTCAATCACCTCTTTTGTTCGGATCTTAACTTTTTCTTCCAGTTCCTGGTTAATAGAATCTTTCAATTCATTATTAATAGACATCTGCTTAAAAGTTTCTTCCTGGGCGATATCCTTTTCCTTACGCAGCAGCCTCACCTGGTCGCCGATGGCGAAAGAGAGAAACACCATCTCCAATACAAAACTCCCACTCAGGCTATAATGGCCTATAAAGCCAGGAAAATTAAAAAGATACTTATTATACCCTAATACCATGATGGCCTTGGTAAAGAAGCCGATGAAAAGAAAAGTGTAGCCTAATACAAAAAAGCGGGCGGGTTTATAGCCACGCTGCCATATCGTGATACCTGTTATAAAAGCGGTAACCAGGGGTACAAATTCTACAAACTTGTAATAAAACAGGCTTTTATCAAAGCAAAGGCAAACAACAAAAAACAGTGTTCGCAGTACTAAAATATAGTTAATAATGCGGTACAGAATTGGGGCCTTAGTTTTAACATGCAAAAGCTCTTTGGTAAATATGAGCGCAAAAATGCTGATAAAATATAGCGCCGTGCCATACGCATACTCGTTCCAACTGGGAGAGTTAGGCCATATATATTGAAAAGCAATGCCGTCTATACTCATTTCATATAGCCCGATACTTAAAATATATAGCACATAAAACAGATATTCTTTTTTCTTAACTGCCATAAACATAAGCAGGTTATGAAAGCAAAAAATCAGGATCATGCCATAAAACAAACCAAACGTAAAGTATTCGGTAAGGGCATAGTATATAAAGTAATGGAGCGTGCGGTAAACTATAATTACGTTAACAGATTCGCGCGAGCTTACCTTAAAATAATAAGTATGCTCGCCAATACTTTGGTTTGGAATTAAAAATTCAAAGTTCTTATGGTTGAACAGTCTTTTTTCAAAATTGAGGGATGCCCCTGTCCTGCTGGCTACATAATTCCCTTTCGAATCCGGGATATAGGCTGTAATATTCTCAGTGGTTTGGTCAAAAAATTCAAAAATGGAGGGCTTATTTAAAATTTTTTCGGTAAAATTTAATTTAACCTTATACCAATATGTAGATTCATGATGATGGTTTTTAGGGTAATAATCTTTGTTTACCTCAAAATAATCTTTAAACCTACCATCTGTTATATCGCTGAATGTTAACTTATTAGAAGTATCTTCGAAGCAATAAATCTGATGTTGAGAAAATATATTGTGCTCCAGTTTGTTATCTATAGCAACAACATCCTGCGAAAAAGCTCGCGCAGATAACAATACACAGATAATTAAAACGAGATTAATGCGTTTAATCATTAGTTCGACCAAAAAGTTTAATTAAATAGGTTGTTATAAATTGGTTTACAGACTCCCGTGGCGGGGTGTGTAAGGCAAATCTAATAATTAAACAATACAATCATATATGTTGAAGTATGATTATGATATTTATATATCATCGTGTATAATTAACACAATCAAAAACTACTCTTAAAAAGGCTTATTCTGCCTTTAAATTCATTTTTTTTTCGTGTGATTTAACCGTATTGATGTGCTTACAGCCATTAGTGCAAATAGTGCCCTGTAGCCTAACTACAACGTTTTCATTGATTCTAATTCAAGGAGCACCAACCGTATTAAAAAGATTGTAATTTATTAATTATCAATACTTTATGAGAAAAAACATTTGTTTTTATCATTTATGTTTCGATAATTTTGATCGAAACAAATGCGCTTAGTGTCTCAAATACGCTTTTGTTTATAACCAATTGTAACTAACATGTTTAACTTTTTAAAACCCTTTAATGCCTATGGCTAAACGCGTCCGTATGGATATTTTTTTAGCAGCAAATCGCTGTAACTTGACAATAGACCCTATAATTTAAATTATGAGAAAAAAATTTACACTATTCATTTTCTTGCTTTTTGCCACCTGCTCGTTAGCAATGGCTCAAACTATTATCAGAGGTAAAGTAACCGATAACAACGGCCAAATACTTCCCGGCGTTACCGTTAAAGCAAACGGAACCCCTGCTACTGCAGTAACAGATGTTAAGGGTATGTACTCTATTAAAGTACCGCCAAATGCTTCACTAACCTTCTCTTTTATTGGTTATGCAACCCAAAATGTACCGGTGGGCAGCCAGGATATCATCAACGTAACTTTAAGTATCACCCAAAACGACCTTAACGAGGTTGTGGTAGTTGGTTACGGTACCCAAAAGAAAAGCGTTGTAACCGGTTCTATCTCCAGCGTATCTGCAGCGCAATTAGAGAACATGCCGATTAACCGTGTTGAGCAAGCCTTAGAAGGCCGTGTTTCTGGTGTAACCATTGCACAAAGCTCAGGTTCACCAGGTGCAAGTTCTACTATACGTATTCGCGGTTATACCTCGTTCTCTAATAATGCCAATAACGATCCGCTTTGGGTTGTTGATGGTGTAATTGTAGATAACGGTGGTATCGGTTACCTTAACGAAGCTGATATATCATCAATCGAGGTATTAAAAGATGCAGCATCTGCAGCTATTTACGGTACACGTGCCGCAAACGGTGTTATTTTGGTTACCACCAAAAAAGGTAGAACCGGCCGTTTAGATATTAACTATAACGGTTTCTTCGGTTTACAATCACCTGCTCACAAGCTTAACATGCTTAATGCCACGCAATACGCCACGATCAGAAATGAATCGGCTACCAATGCTGGTTTAGCTGCTCCGTTTGGCAATCCTGCATCGTATGGTGTAGGTACTGATTGGCAATCGCAGATTTTTAGTAACAATGCAACAAGGCAAACTCATCAGCTTAGCTTTAGCGGTGGTGGTGATAAATCAACCTTCTTTACTTCATTTGGTTATCTTGATCAAAACGGTATCGTTGCAAAGCCAATTTCAAACTACAAGCGTATCAACTTCCGCTTAAACTCTACCTACATGCCGGCTAAATTTGTAACCATTGGCGAAAACCTGGGTTATGATTATGCTAAAACTCAAAGCATTGGTAACAC
Coding sequences within:
- a CDS encoding 7TM diverse intracellular signaling domain-containing protein; protein product: MIKRINLVLIICVLLSARAFSQDVVAIDNKLEHNIFSQHQIYCFEDTSNKLTFSDITDGRFKDYFEVNKDYYPKNHHHESTYWYKVKLNFTEKILNKPSIFEFFDQTTENITAYIPDSKGNYVASRTGASLNFEKRLFNHKNFEFLIPNQSIGEHTYYFKVSSRESVNVIIVYRTLHYFIYYALTEYFTFGLFYGMILIFCFHNLLMFMAVKKKEYLFYVLYILSIGLYEMSIDGIAFQYIWPNSPSWNEYAYGTALYFISIFALIFTKELLHVKTKAPILYRIINYILVLRTLFFVVCLCFDKSLFYYKFVEFVPLVTAFITGITIWQRGYKPARFFVLGYTFLFIGFFTKAIMVLGYNKYLFNFPGFIGHYSLSGSFVLEMVFLSFAIGDQVRLLRKEKDIAQEETFKQMSINNELKDSINQELEEKVKIRTKEVIEKSQKIFEQAHIIEEQNYNLVAINVQLELQAAEISRMNVLLEKDNIQLKDNIEKVTDARALSTELSFEEFSAKYPDQEKCNKFLAEIKWTKGFECVKCNNTTYTEGRAPYSRRCIKCRYEESVLFNTIFQNSRIPINKAFYLVYLMYTSKGSISSYQLSEKLGIRQSTCWQYAIKVKKVMDDRKREKRNTNLGWSRLIITAHDE
- a CDS encoding MarR family winged helix-turn-helix transcriptional regulator; its protein translation is MNFGEEFSLQLKLANKAYHQYLNTFFEQSDIRQHYQIIIQLSRFGGKMTQKKLCENLNIERSNMAPIIDTLQDNGYVTRAINYKDRRGRLVLLTEKGNKVLEGLENTFQHFEDNVTQGITWQEMYNCLRVLKVINTNLGDILSMKKVDIAV
- a CDS encoding TonB-dependent receptor, coding for MRKFLLLSMLCLFTMIQAFAQVTSSSMSGTIKDDKNVTLPGATVRATHVPSGTVYAVVTNKDGLYSIPGMRTGGPYKVEISYIGFSKSTYTDITLQLGQPYILNSNMSATGVELAAVTVKGTKRLASARLGASTNIDRASMATLPTFSRSITDFTRLSPQASGNSFAGRDPRYNSVTVDGANLNNTFGTSNEPLPGGGTQPISIETYDEISINVAPFDVKQSGFTGAGVYATTKSGTNTFHGSAYTYYKNQSFNGNNIGDNYIGNNVAKASTKIYGATLGGPIIKNKLFFFGNFERETSTSPGINYSPTGGSGNGTMAATPVADLVKVSDYLRTKFGYETGAYDNFEAFKPQNTKFLVKLDWNINDKNKLTVKYSYLNATSDQQINAGSTPNNGPYSYTNATGGTTTRGTGGLPNNRYSNQSIAFANSNYGFINKVTTGTAELNSSISPKLSNQLLLTFKKYDNPRTSKGDIFPTIDIFNGQGSNYITAGSDPYTKYNEVIDNTTSLYDNLTYYAGKHTITAGVNYEYQRIGNAFMPGAAGSYIYNSLDDFLNDRTPLQFTYNYSLVPGQDKVFSANLKVGTLSLYAQDEYTVNSNFKLTYGLRADKSIYLQDPIENPQMTAMLLPDANGNMKSYNSGLWPKSRIMLSPRIGFRASFLDDNSLVLRGGMGIFTGRVPYVFLTNGPSNSGMYNFGGVATADQLKNIKLVKDPSTYASLFPQTAGTAIQPSTVLIDRNFKFPQVFRVNAAVEKNLGNGFIATVEGLYTKDINATRMRNANLKAPTGVLNEGDQSRVRYVGTGANNLVTANDRLIYPNISTAVILENTNKGYAASLTGQLTKRFENGLFASASYTYTKAEEAFSTAGSTAASVWASTTNVGTSNDVELGNTPNFVPHRVVAYASYRFTYLDHAATTIGLFYQGSAQGFGGYSYSINGDINGDGNASSDLMYIPKKANELTFASYTATVNGVVYTYTPQQQAAALEQFINNTPYLKKHRGQYAKRNAAYFPWYNRIDANLLQDFYITTGKNNQKHTLQLSAVVQNLPNLLSKYWGVQKQATFTSPLTYTSIDNNGVPSYNMRQLNGQLVNTPFVDATSGTTWSLLIGAKYIF